DNA from Daucus carota subsp. sativus chromosome 1, DH1 v3.0, whole genome shotgun sequence:
GCCCATTCGACGGAGACGATACAAGAAACTATGACTTTTACCTCCTCAATTCCAGCTCTATTCAAGTACCCTTCATGACCAGCTATGAGGATCAATATATCAGCGTTTTTGATGGTTTCAAAGTATTGGGGCTTCCTTATGAACAAGACTGGAACCAAAGCAGGGAGAAAAGGCTTTCTTTTTCCATGTACATTTTCCTGCCAGATGCAAAAGACGGCCTGCCAGCACTGGTAGAGAGAGCTGGTTCAGAACCCGGATTCCTTGACCGCTATGTTCCAAGTCGAAGAGTTGATGTTGGAAAGTTCCGAattccaaaatttaaatttgagtaTAACATTGAAGCATCAGAAGCGTTACAGAGCCTAGGATTGGTCTCGCTCTTTGGTCCATCAGGAGGTCTCGGGGAGATGGTCTCTAATTCTTCCCCTCTCTTTGTCTCCAAAATAGTGCATAAATCCTTTATTGAAGTCGATGAGTATGGCACTGAAGCTGCTGCTGCGACTGAAGTTGAATGCATGATGGGATCAAGTTGTGTATTTGAGGAAAAGGTTCTGACTGACTTTGTTGCAGACCACCCATTCTTGTTTGTCATTCGGGAAAACGCTACTGGAATGGTGGTGTTCATAGGACATGTGCTTAATCCTTCAGATCAATCTTGAACTACCACTAGCTATGCCTTACAATTATTTGCCAATTAGTTATTTGCTTAGTTGAATATCCAGTACCTTGTGTTTAAGAATTAAGAATCTGAAGTATTgacttttattttgtaattctaTATAACTATTGTCTGTTTGAATCTCTTAACTTGCATTGCTtatagtttaaaatattaagttcTCTATAATTTAGGTTTAAAGTGTTTAACTATTGTGTATCTTGAGTATAGAACTTAGTTGGCAGTTTAAATTTCAGCTCAAATTCAAAACATCATCCATTTAGCACTTTCCAGAAGACCAGTTCAATCTTAGGCCTGTGAAGATTTCATAATCTCTATGTTATTTGCCCCCATTTGTGTTCTGCTAGACacacttaatatattttttggctTTTGAGTGGCTTTTTTCTCCCAAGAACATGCTTCAAATATTCACGAGTAGGAAACAgcttcaaaaaaagaaaaaagaataatcAGTTTGAAGCTTTCCAATAATTATTCAGTTGCCCGGATAATATTCTTCAGTTGTCTTGGCTTTATGCCTTAGGTACAAGGAGTATGAATTTCAAGATTACAGTTCGTGGTTTTTAAAACAGGTAAGCTCTCCTCAGATATATCAATCAAACTGAAAATTTCAGCACGGTTACTATCTCTTATCAGCAACAAAAAGTTTGTCACTTAGATTATTTACCTTGCTCAAATCTTTCAGTTGAACAGCACACATAACTGGAAGAAACTGAAAAGCTGTGTCACTAAAGCTGATGACTGCAATAGcctgttaaaaaaatataaggttCATATGTGAAGTTTAAGTTTTTCATGACTGCAGCTCCTTCTTTACTT
Protein-coding regions in this window:
- the LOC108204598 gene encoding serpin-ZX translates to MAQNNSFGLDQGSRKNQVDVSLTLAKHLLLNYGKDSNLVFSPLSMQIALSLLAAGSSGETRNQLLSFLKAESVDELNTVYALLVDVVFADGSSSDGPKVSLVNGVWLNESLSFKPSFQDVATTMYKAASHRVDFQNKAEEVKNLVNSWVEKETRGLIKNILNSVETSTELILVNALYFKGDWLSPFDGDDTRNYDFYLLNSSSIQVPFMTSYEDQYISVFDGFKVLGLPYEQDWNQSREKRLSFSMYIFLPDAKDGLPALVERAGSEPGFLDRYVPSRRVDVGKFRIPKFKFEYNIEASEALQSLGLVSLFGPSGGLGEMVSNSSPLFVSKIVHKSFIEVDEYGTEAAAATEVECMMGSSCVFEEKVLTDFVADHPFLFVIRENATGMVVFIGHVLNPSDQS